One Micromonospora sp. WMMD812 genomic window carries:
- a CDS encoding ATP-binding cassette domain-containing protein, producing MTTERLASPARTGVRITADGLGQTVRGGRRILDDIALTIEPGQVVAVIGASGAGKTTLLETLAGVRRPAAGTVRHDGARPAGAIGFVPQDDIIHRELPLGRTLRHAARLRLPPGTGAAEVTRRVDEVLAELGLGERVAVPVGRLSGGERKRASIAVELLTRPGVLLLDEPTSGLDPAIAVDLLRALRTLADAGATVVLTTHQITDVDRCDRVVVLTRDGRLAFAGTPSGAREFFGVRSLAEVYLRLDEDASGGPAALAPTPGPPDDLAAPPPIPVRPVGRLRQWAVLTSRNAEIVVRNRLTLAILVGSPLLVLGMFTLLFRPGAFDPADPSPNVTVMILFWIAFGGFFFGLTYGLLQICTEVPILRRERLAGVRFVPYLLAKVAVLLPLLALVDLALLGVLRGIDRLPPVGGADFAALYVTLLLSSAAALALGLLCSAAVSDAAQATLMLPMLCFPQVLFVGAILPVPAMAAGGRWLSYAMSNRWAFEGLGHTAGVERLWRDGGSPLGPPLLATYGETFSRPVWGNWLILGGFLLLFLGATWAVLVRKASRHAA from the coding sequence ATGACGACCGAGCGGCTCGCGTCTCCCGCACGGACCGGCGTACGCATCACGGCTGATGGCCTGGGTCAGACCGTCCGCGGCGGTCGCCGGATCCTGGACGACATCGCGCTGACGATCGAACCCGGCCAGGTGGTCGCCGTCATCGGGGCCAGCGGCGCCGGCAAGACCACCCTGCTGGAGACCCTGGCCGGCGTACGGCGTCCCGCCGCGGGCACGGTGCGGCACGACGGCGCACGTCCGGCGGGCGCGATCGGCTTCGTGCCGCAGGACGACATCATCCACCGCGAGCTGCCGCTGGGACGGACCCTGCGGCACGCGGCCCGGCTGCGCCTGCCACCCGGGACCGGGGCCGCCGAGGTGACCCGGCGGGTGGACGAGGTCCTGGCCGAGCTGGGGCTCGGTGAGCGCGTCGCCGTGCCGGTGGGCCGGCTCAGCGGCGGCGAGCGCAAGCGGGCCAGCATCGCGGTGGAGTTGCTGACCCGGCCGGGTGTCCTCCTGCTCGACGAGCCGACGTCCGGGCTCGACCCGGCGATCGCGGTGGACCTGCTGCGGGCGCTGCGGACGCTCGCCGACGCCGGGGCGACGGTCGTCCTCACCACGCACCAGATCACCGACGTGGATCGCTGCGACCGGGTCGTGGTCCTCACCCGGGACGGGCGGCTGGCGTTCGCCGGCACGCCTTCGGGCGCCCGGGAGTTCTTCGGCGTGCGGTCGCTGGCCGAGGTCTACCTGCGGCTCGACGAGGACGCGTCCGGCGGACCCGCTGCGCTCGCCCCCACCCCCGGCCCTCCGGATGACCTGGCCGCTCCCCCGCCCATCCCGGTCCGACCGGTCGGCCGGCTCCGGCAGTGGGCGGTGCTCACCAGCCGCAACGCGGAGATCGTCGTCCGGAACCGACTCACCCTGGCGATCCTCGTCGGCTCGCCGCTCCTGGTGCTCGGCATGTTCACGCTGCTCTTCCGCCCCGGCGCGTTCGACCCGGCGGATCCGAGCCCGAACGTCACCGTGATGATCCTGTTCTGGATCGCCTTCGGCGGATTCTTCTTCGGGCTCACGTACGGCCTGTTGCAGATCTGCACCGAGGTGCCGATCCTCCGGCGGGAGCGGCTGGCCGGCGTGCGGTTCGTGCCGTATCTGCTGGCCAAGGTGGCGGTGCTGCTGCCGCTGCTGGCCCTGGTGGACCTGGCCCTGCTCGGCGTGCTGCGCGGCATCGACCGGCTGCCACCGGTCGGCGGCGCCGACTTCGCCGCCCTGTACGTGACGCTGCTGCTGTCCTCGGCCGCCGCGCTCGCCCTGGGCCTGCTCTGCTCCGCGGCCGTCTCCGACGCCGCCCAGGCGACGTTGATGCTGCCGATGCTCTGCTTCCCGCAGGTCCTCTTCGTCGGCGCGATCCTGCCGGTCCCGGCGATGGCGGCGGGCGGCCGGTGGCTCAGCTACGCGATGTCGAACCGGTGGGCGTTCGAAGGGCTCGGCCACACCGCCGGCGTGGAGCGGCTGTGGCGCGACGGCGGCTCACCGCTCGGGCCGCCGCTGCTCGCCACGTACGGGGAGACGTTCTCCCGCCCGGTCTGGGGGAACTGGTTGATCCTCGGCGGGTTCCTGCTGCTCTTCCTCGGCGCGACCTGGGCCGTGCTGGTCCGCAAGGCGTCCCGTCAT
- a CDS encoding DUF2188 domain-containing protein: MAKGDIDTYHQDGQWKNRPEGNERASSVHDTKAEAQTAGREMAGDRDVEHVIKKEDGTIGEKNTYPRSRDPREIKG; the protein is encoded by the coding sequence ATGGCTAAGGGTGACATCGACACCTACCACCAGGATGGACAGTGGAAGAACCGTCCGGAGGGCAACGAGCGCGCCAGCAGCGTGCACGACACGAAGGCGGAGGCGCAGACCGCGGGCCGGGAGATGGCCGGCGACCGCGACGTCGAGCACGTGATCAAGAAGGAGGACGGCACGATCGGGGAGAAGAACACCTATCCCCGCAGCCGCGACCCCCGCGAGATCAAGGGCTGA
- a CDS encoding zinc-dependent alcohol dehydrogenase family protein gives MRAVIFDEFGVRPEVRDVPDPVPPAGGVVIRVEATGLCRSDWHGWQGHDPDIRPPHVPGHEFAGVVAAVGDGVRGWRPGDRVTAPFVCACGRCPACLAGEQQVCERQTQPGFTHWGSFAEYVAVHDADVNLVRLPDDVDHPAAAALGCRFATAFRAVVGQGRVAAGEWVTVHGCGGVGLSAVMIAAACGARVVAVDVVPGALELARACGAAICLDASTLTGPGAVAAAVREATGGGAHLSLDALGSHATCAASIESLRRRGRHVQVGLLPAAEGRPALPMDLVIAYELELRGSHGMAAHSYPKLLRLVTAGVLRPAELITSTIGLAEVPDALSTMDRPGAGGMRLIRPVG, from the coding sequence ATGCGTGCCGTGATCTTCGACGAGTTCGGCGTCCGCCCCGAGGTCCGCGATGTCCCGGACCCGGTGCCGCCGGCCGGGGGTGTGGTCATCCGGGTCGAGGCGACCGGATTGTGCCGCAGTGACTGGCACGGCTGGCAGGGGCACGATCCCGACATCCGCCCGCCGCACGTTCCCGGCCACGAGTTCGCCGGCGTCGTCGCCGCGGTCGGCGACGGGGTACGCGGCTGGCGGCCCGGTGACCGGGTCACCGCGCCCTTCGTCTGCGCGTGCGGGCGGTGCCCCGCCTGCCTGGCCGGTGAGCAGCAGGTGTGCGAACGGCAGACGCAGCCGGGCTTCACCCACTGGGGATCGTTCGCCGAGTACGTGGCGGTGCACGACGCCGACGTCAACCTCGTCCGGCTCCCCGACGACGTCGACCATCCCGCCGCGGCGGCGCTCGGCTGCCGCTTCGCCACGGCGTTCCGGGCGGTGGTCGGCCAGGGTCGGGTCGCCGCCGGCGAGTGGGTCACCGTGCACGGCTGCGGCGGCGTGGGGCTCTCCGCGGTGATGATCGCGGCGGCGTGCGGCGCCCGGGTGGTGGCGGTCGACGTCGTTCCCGGCGCGCTCGAACTCGCGCGCGCCTGCGGGGCCGCGATCTGTCTCGACGCCAGCACCCTCACCGGGCCCGGCGCGGTCGCCGCCGCCGTCCGCGAGGCGACCGGCGGAGGCGCTCACCTGTCGCTCGACGCGTTGGGCAGCCACGCCACCTGCGCCGCCTCGATCGAGAGCCTGCGGCGGCGCGGCCGGCACGTGCAGGTCGGCCTCCTCCCGGCCGCCGAGGGCCGCCCGGCCCTGCCGATGGACCTCGTGATCGCGTATGAGCTGGAGCTGCGGGGCAGCCACGGCATGGCCGCGCACTCCTACCCGAAGCTGCTCCGGCTGGTCACCGCCGGCGTGCTGCGCCCCGCCGAGCTGATCACCAGCACCATCGGCCTCGCCGAGGTGCCGGACGCCCTGTCGACGATGGACCGCCCCGGCGCCGGCGGGATGCGGCTCATCCGTCCGGTCGGCTGA
- a CDS encoding serine hydrolase, with protein sequence MPATVTVAPAAGVAAAPYVRCPSVKPPMPPPPAVPSPPPVGASQAAVGGAALATSGLAIPAGAPMAPAVTATSWLVADLNSGEVLGGCGPHEHRTPASVQKLLLAAALMPRLDPKQVVEVTRADLRDLDPASSLMGVSAGGRYSVESLWLGLLLTSGNDAANVLARLGGGNAGRQGGVDAMNDEARRLRANQTHAATPSGLDGPGQYTSAYDLALIARATFAREDFRRYIATPVAQIPDRPGTPGFAIKHDTTLLGRYPGTLGGKTGFTDLARQTYVGVAERDGRRLAVTLLGAETAPLGSLGEATALLNWGFALPPHASVGELVAPEEKKQDRPVVPVKGEHADGDEESSPLTVFTWLGLGAALVIAALFLSTPWWRGGRRRGADQPAIENTAPPAHDSSAP encoded by the coding sequence GTGCCGGCCACCGTCACGGTGGCGCCGGCAGCGGGAGTGGCGGCCGCGCCCTACGTGCGCTGCCCGAGCGTGAAGCCGCCGATGCCTCCGCCGCCCGCCGTGCCGTCTCCGCCGCCGGTCGGCGCCTCGCAGGCCGCGGTCGGCGGGGCAGCCCTGGCGACATCCGGGCTGGCGATTCCCGCGGGCGCGCCGATGGCGCCGGCGGTGACCGCCACCTCCTGGCTCGTGGCGGACCTGAACAGCGGCGAGGTCCTGGGTGGATGCGGCCCTCACGAGCACCGGACGCCGGCCAGCGTGCAGAAGTTGCTGCTGGCGGCGGCCCTGATGCCCCGGCTCGACCCGAAGCAGGTGGTCGAGGTGACGCGGGCGGACCTGCGTGACCTCGACCCGGCCAGTTCGCTGATGGGCGTGAGCGCCGGCGGCCGGTACTCGGTCGAGAGCCTGTGGTTGGGGCTGCTGCTCACGTCGGGCAACGACGCGGCCAACGTGCTGGCCCGTCTCGGAGGCGGCAACGCCGGCCGGCAGGGCGGCGTCGACGCGATGAACGACGAGGCGCGCCGGCTCCGCGCGAACCAGACCCACGCGGCGACGCCGTCCGGTCTGGACGGCCCCGGTCAGTACACCAGCGCGTACGACCTGGCGCTGATCGCGCGGGCCACGTTCGCGCGCGAGGACTTCCGGCGGTACATCGCGACGCCTGTCGCCCAGATACCCGACCGGCCGGGAACGCCCGGGTTCGCGATCAAGCACGACACCACGCTGCTGGGCCGGTATCCCGGCACGCTCGGCGGAAAGACGGGCTTCACCGACCTGGCCCGGCAGACGTACGTGGGGGTGGCCGAACGCGACGGCCGCCGGCTCGCGGTGACCCTGCTCGGCGCGGAGACCGCGCCGCTGGGCAGCCTGGGCGAGGCGACGGCCCTGCTGAACTGGGGCTTCGCGCTTCCGCCGCACGCGTCCGTCGGCGAACTCGTCGCACCCGAGGAGAAGAAGCAGGACCGCCCCGTCGTGCCCGTCAAGGGCGAGCACGCCGACGGTGACGAGGAGTCGTCACCGTTGACGGTGTTCACGTGGCTCGGTCTCGGCGCCGCCCTGGTGATCGCCGCGCTGTTCCTCTCGACGCCGTGGTGGCGCGGTGGTCGGCGGCGGGGCGCCGACCAACCGGCGATCGAGAACACCGCGCCGCCGGCCCACGACTCGTCCGCGCCGTAG
- a CDS encoding helix-turn-helix domain-containing protein, which yields MHSSRLCVHTGAAYMGFVLDTADLPPRGRVEAVAAAMRQASAPCHVVHEEPGGEVRSRLEVWDLGAATVFTTRSSGIRLLRTPRQARQDVAPVVALSVQRVADGRHEQLGHRQIVRPGALMMVDLSAAYDFSWSGHGAAGCLQMPIDQIGLPVDVIRRAARNLRASPLYDLVTRHVADLTRDAERLSADLAADTLGGAGIELTRALLASAAGVEHHARTVLADTLLTRVRAYVRQHLADPDLSPVTIAAAHNISLRQLYKVCSRADVSLEQWIIGERLRGAREELLRPDGRRRTIALVAQRWGFRDPTHFARRFRSTYGLTPSEWRRGASERG from the coding sequence GTGCACTCTTCTCGGCTCTGCGTGCACACCGGGGCGGCGTACATGGGCTTTGTGCTGGACACGGCGGACCTACCACCCCGCGGCCGCGTCGAGGCGGTCGCCGCCGCGATGAGGCAGGCGTCGGCCCCGTGCCACGTCGTGCACGAGGAGCCGGGCGGCGAGGTCCGCTCCCGGCTGGAGGTCTGGGACCTGGGCGCCGCCACCGTCTTCACGACCCGATCCTCGGGCATCCGGCTGCTCCGCACGCCGCGACAGGCCAGACAGGACGTCGCGCCGGTCGTCGCGCTGTCGGTCCAGCGGGTCGCCGACGGCCGCCACGAACAACTCGGCCATCGCCAGATCGTGCGACCCGGGGCGCTGATGATGGTGGACCTGTCGGCCGCGTACGACTTCTCCTGGTCGGGCCACGGCGCCGCCGGCTGCCTCCAGATGCCCATCGACCAGATCGGACTGCCGGTCGACGTCATCCGCCGCGCCGCGCGCAACCTCCGGGCCAGTCCGCTGTACGACCTGGTGACGCGCCACGTCGCCGACCTGACGCGGGACGCCGAACGGCTCAGCGCCGACCTCGCGGCGGACACCCTCGGCGGAGCCGGCATCGAGTTGACCCGGGCCCTCCTGGCGTCCGCCGCCGGCGTCGAGCACCACGCCCGCACCGTGCTCGCCGATACCCTGCTGACCCGGGTCCGGGCGTACGTGCGCCAACACCTGGCCGATCCGGATCTGAGCCCGGTCACCATCGCGGCCGCGCACAACATCTCTCTGCGACAGCTCTACAAGGTCTGCTCCCGGGCCGACGTCAGCCTCGAACAATGGATCATCGGCGAACGGCTGCGGGGCGCACGGGAGGAGCTGCTCCGGCCGGACGGCCGCCGGCGCACGATCGCCCTGGTCGCGCAGCGCTGGGGGTTCCGGGATCCCACCCATTTCGCCCGGCGGTTCCGGAGCACGTACGGTCTCACCCCGAGTGAATGGCGGCGCGGGGCGTCGGAACGGGGTTAG
- a CDS encoding alpha/beta hydrolase, with protein MTAPDTIVLVHGFWVTPRSWEHWVTYYEQRGFRVLAPAYPGFEVEVEALNADPTPIMEVTVPKIVAHLTAVIRELPRSPIIMGHSAGGAFTQILLDHGLGAAGVALNSAPTEGVRVVPLSQVKSTFPVLKSPANRHKAVGLSFDEWKYAFTNTFTDEESRALYERYHIPANGGIVWGGVLANFQPGHQDTWVDYHNNDRAPLLFVSGSEDHIMPPAVQQSNAKHYKSDTITEVKEYEGYAHLLPAQKGWEEIADHALDWALRHARA; from the coding sequence ATGACCGCGCCCGACACGATCGTTCTCGTCCACGGATTCTGGGTCACCCCGCGCAGCTGGGAGCACTGGGTCACCTACTACGAGCAGCGGGGCTTCCGGGTGCTCGCGCCCGCCTATCCCGGCTTCGAGGTCGAGGTGGAGGCCCTCAACGCCGACCCGACCCCGATCATGGAGGTGACCGTTCCGAAGATCGTCGCCCATCTCACGGCGGTCATCCGGGAGCTGCCCAGGTCGCCGATCATCATGGGGCACTCCGCCGGCGGGGCGTTCACCCAGATCCTGCTCGACCACGGCCTCGGCGCCGCGGGTGTCGCGCTGAACTCGGCCCCGACCGAGGGCGTACGGGTCGTGCCGCTGTCGCAGGTGAAGTCCACGTTCCCGGTGTTGAAGAGCCCGGCCAACCGGCACAAGGCGGTGGGGCTCTCGTTCGACGAGTGGAAGTACGCCTTCACCAACACGTTCACCGACGAGGAGTCCCGGGCCCTCTACGAGCGCTACCACATCCCCGCCAACGGCGGCATCGTGTGGGGCGGTGTGCTGGCCAACTTCCAGCCCGGCCACCAGGACACCTGGGTCGACTACCACAACAACGACCGGGCGCCGCTGCTGTTCGTCTCCGGCAGCGAGGACCACATCATGCCGCCGGCCGTGCAGCAGTCCAACGCCAAGCACTACAAGTCCGACACCATCACCGAGGTCAAGGAGTACGAGGGCTACGCGCACCTGCTTCCCGCCCAGAAGGGCTGGGAGGAGATCGCCGACCACGCTCTCGACTGGGCCCTGCGGCACGCGCGAGCATGA
- a CDS encoding MBL fold metallo-hydrolase codes for MTRVRVTHIGGPTALIEVNEWRLLTDPTFDPAGRTYAFGWGTSSRKLAGPAVAADDVGPVDAVLLTHDHHGDNLDDAGRRLLPSAGAVITTRSGAARLGGAARGLTPWSSTTLAAPGRPPIEITATPARHGPPLSRAIVGDVVGFALRWDGQRHGALWVSGDTVLYGGVRAVADRLPVGLALLHLGGVRFPVTGPVRYTMTARDAVALCQAVRPRTVVPVHYEGWRHFQQPRAAIEREFANAPRAVRDSVRWLPIGDPTDLET; via the coding sequence ATGACCCGCGTCCGCGTCACCCACATCGGCGGACCGACGGCCCTCATCGAGGTCAACGAGTGGCGGTTGCTGACCGACCCCACCTTCGACCCCGCGGGCCGCACGTACGCCTTCGGCTGGGGCACGTCGTCGCGCAAGCTGGCCGGTCCGGCCGTCGCCGCCGACGACGTCGGACCGGTCGACGCGGTCCTGCTCACCCACGACCACCACGGCGACAACCTCGACGACGCCGGCCGCCGGCTCCTGCCGTCGGCGGGAGCGGTCATCACCACCCGGTCGGGCGCGGCGCGGCTCGGCGGTGCTGCCCGGGGCCTGACCCCGTGGTCCTCGACCACGCTGGCGGCGCCGGGCCGGCCGCCGATCGAGATCACCGCCACCCCGGCCCGGCACGGCCCGCCGCTGAGCCGCGCCATCGTCGGCGACGTGGTCGGCTTCGCGCTGCGGTGGGACGGCCAGCGGCACGGCGCGCTGTGGGTCTCCGGCGACACCGTCCTGTACGGCGGCGTCCGTGCGGTCGCCGACCGGCTGCCGGTCGGCCTCGCGCTGCTGCACCTCGGCGGAGTCCGGTTCCCGGTCACCGGACCCGTGCGCTACACCATGACCGCGCGGGACGCCGTCGCGCTGTGCCAGGCCGTCCGGCCACGCACCGTCGTGCCGGTGCACTACGAGGGGTGGCGACACTTCCAGCAGCCCCGGGCCGCGATCGAACGCGAGTTCGCGAACGCGCCGCGGGCCGTGCGCGACAGCGTCCGCTGGCTGCCGATCGGCGATCCCACCGACCTGGAGACCTGA
- a CDS encoding LamG-like jellyroll fold domain-containing protein: MANNGDHPTVERRTLLQAVLAAPAAGAAAAVLGAPATPAAAAAGPFDVESPRFALAVLPDTQYLFDEDSSDPEPLKATFRYLNQERKDANIAFMTHLGDVTEHGSEHEIALAGETFRALDGKLPYSVVAGNHDIRGGDDQRGDSVYLRAFGPQRFSRMPTFGGASPDGYNSYHVLRAAGRDWLVLALDWRVSDKGLAWAQKVIDDHRTLPVILTTHDLAWADDDGKAQLSDNGQRLWDRLIRDNDQIFLTLNGHYWPPGRATLKNAAGNDVRVHITNYQDRYYGGAAMIRLYHFDLARNVIDVETFSPWFLARDPARRTPLEAETIELTGPVDRFSMDVDFDARFAGFAPVTPPASRPPVAVLPRGTVGYWRFDSYGLAAGAAGSPVADGTVVRDLSGNGNDLAVQRIGAGASGALTYSAEHHPGQPAHASLRFDGGKGPDRGAILRAVADAPINSMKFTSGYSIEAFVKLPEPFEGNHDWMGILSWEGRSGDAGKTTGWSPLECTCSLNISPERFLQYVVYADKQDADPTSWSHALPTGRWTHIAVVNDGRQTVVHVDGSKIARNPTQPSTGIATLGRPFVIGATSFDLKYGQGFYGWIGDVRVTAKALRPKEFLTPYA, translated from the coding sequence ATGGCCAACAACGGCGATCACCCCACCGTGGAGCGCCGGACCCTGCTGCAGGCCGTGCTGGCCGCGCCCGCGGCCGGCGCCGCCGCCGCGGTGCTCGGCGCCCCCGCCACCCCGGCGGCCGCCGCGGCCGGCCCGTTCGACGTCGAGAGCCCGCGCTTCGCGCTCGCCGTGCTGCCGGACACGCAGTACCTCTTCGACGAGGACAGCTCCGACCCCGAGCCGCTGAAGGCGACCTTCCGCTACCTCAACCAGGAGCGCAAGGACGCGAACATCGCGTTCATGACCCACCTCGGTGACGTCACCGAGCACGGCAGCGAGCACGAGATCGCCCTGGCCGGCGAGACGTTCCGGGCGCTCGACGGCAAGCTCCCGTACAGCGTCGTCGCCGGCAATCACGACATCCGCGGCGGCGACGACCAGCGCGGCGACAGCGTCTACCTGCGCGCGTTCGGGCCGCAGCGGTTCAGCAGGATGCCGACCTTCGGCGGCGCCTCGCCCGACGGCTACAACAGCTACCACGTGCTGCGCGCCGCCGGCCGCGACTGGCTGGTCCTGGCGCTGGACTGGCGCGTGTCGGACAAGGGCCTGGCGTGGGCGCAGAAGGTGATCGACGACCACCGTACGCTGCCGGTCATCCTCACCACCCACGACCTGGCCTGGGCCGACGACGACGGTAAGGCCCAGCTCTCGGACAACGGCCAGCGGCTCTGGGATCGGCTGATCCGCGACAACGACCAGATCTTCCTTACCCTCAACGGCCACTACTGGCCGCCCGGCCGCGCCACGCTGAAGAACGCCGCCGGCAACGACGTGCGGGTGCACATCACCAACTACCAGGACCGCTACTACGGCGGCGCGGCGATGATCCGCCTCTACCACTTCGACCTGGCCCGGAACGTCATCGACGTCGAGACCTTCTCGCCTTGGTTCCTCGCCCGGGACCCGGCGAGGCGTACGCCGCTGGAGGCCGAGACCATCGAGCTGACCGGCCCGGTCGACCGGTTCAGCATGGACGTCGACTTCGACGCCCGGTTCGCCGGGTTCGCGCCGGTGACCCCGCCCGCCTCCCGCCCCCCGGTCGCGGTGCTGCCGCGGGGGACGGTCGGATACTGGCGGTTCGACTCGTACGGGCTGGCGGCGGGCGCCGCCGGCAGTCCGGTCGCCGACGGGACCGTCGTCCGGGACCTCAGCGGGAACGGCAACGACCTGGCCGTGCAGCGGATCGGGGCGGGCGCGAGCGGGGCGCTGACCTACTCGGCCGAACACCACCCCGGCCAGCCGGCACACGCCAGCCTCCGCTTCGACGGCGGCAAGGGCCCGGACCGTGGCGCGATCCTGCGGGCCGTGGCCGACGCGCCGATCAACAGCATGAAGTTCACCAGCGGCTACAGCATCGAGGCGTTCGTCAAGCTGCCCGAGCCGTTCGAGGGCAACCACGACTGGATGGGGATCCTCAGCTGGGAGGGGCGCAGCGGCGACGCCGGCAAGACGACCGGCTGGTCGCCCCTGGAGTGCACCTGCAGCCTCAACATCTCCCCGGAGCGCTTCCTCCAGTACGTCGTCTACGCCGACAAGCAGGACGCGGACCCGACCTCGTGGAGCCACGCCCTGCCGACCGGTCGGTGGACGCACATCGCGGTGGTGAACGACGGCCGGCAGACGGTGGTCCACGTCGACGGCTCGAAGATCGCCCGCAACCCGACCCAGCCGTCGACCGGTATCGCCACCCTGGGCCGCCCGTTCGTGATCGGCGCGACGTCGTTCGACCTGAAGTACGGCCAGGGCTTCTACGGCTGGATCGGAGACGTCCGGGTCACCGCCAAGGCGCTGCGCCCGAAGGAGTTCCTCACCCCGTACGCCTGA